A section of the Streptomyces xinghaiensis S187 genome encodes:
- the dnaN gene encoding DNA polymerase III subunit beta: MKIRVERDVLAEAVAWAARSLPARPPVPVLAGLLLKAEDGSLSLSGFDYEVSARVSVEADVEEGGTVLVSGRLLADICRALPNRPVEISTDGVRVTVVCGSSRFTLHTLPVEEYPALPDMPDATGTVPGEVFAAAAAQVAIAAGRDDTLPVLTGVRIEIEGDTVTLAATDRYRFAVREFLWKPEVPDLSAVALVPAKTLLDTAKSLTSGDTVSIALAGSGKGEGLIGFEGAGRRTTTRLLEGDLPKYRTLFPTEFNSVAVIETAPFVDAVKRVALVAERNTPVRLSFEQGVLILEAGSSDDAQAVERVDAQLDGDDISIAFNPGFLLEGLSAIDSPVAQLSFTTSTKPALLSGRPAVDAEADDAYKYLIMPVRLSG, from the coding sequence GTGAAGATCCGGGTGGAGCGCGATGTACTCGCGGAGGCGGTGGCCTGGGCGGCCCGCAGCCTCCCGGCCCGTCCGCCGGTGCCCGTCCTCGCGGGCCTGCTGCTGAAGGCCGAGGACGGTTCCCTGAGCCTGTCGGGCTTCGACTACGAGGTCTCGGCCCGCGTCTCCGTCGAGGCGGACGTGGAGGAGGGCGGCACCGTCCTCGTCTCCGGGCGGCTGCTCGCCGACATCTGCCGCGCCCTGCCGAACCGCCCCGTGGAGATCTCCACGGACGGTGTGCGGGTGACCGTGGTCTGCGGCTCCTCCCGGTTCACCCTCCACACCCTCCCCGTGGAGGAGTACCCGGCGCTGCCGGACATGCCGGACGCCACCGGCACCGTCCCCGGCGAGGTCTTCGCCGCGGCCGCCGCGCAGGTCGCCATCGCCGCCGGCCGGGACGACACCCTCCCGGTGCTCACGGGTGTCCGGATCGAGATCGAGGGCGACACGGTCACGCTGGCCGCCACCGACCGCTACCGCTTCGCGGTGCGCGAGTTCCTGTGGAAGCCCGAGGTCCCCGACCTCTCCGCCGTCGCCCTGGTCCCGGCCAAGACGCTGCTCGACACGGCCAAGTCGCTCACCAGCGGCGACACCGTCAGCATCGCGCTGGCGGGCTCCGGCAAGGGCGAGGGCCTGATCGGCTTCGAGGGCGCCGGCCGCCGCACCACCACCCGCCTCCTCGAAGGCGATCTGCCGAAGTACCGCACCCTCTTCCCGACCGAGTTCAACTCCGTCGCGGTGATCGAGACCGCGCCGTTCGTCGACGCGGTCAAGCGCGTGGCCCTGGTCGCCGAGCGGAACACTCCGGTGCGCCTCAGCTTCGAGCAGGGCGTGCTGATCCTGGAGGCCGGTTCCAGCGACGACGCACAGGCTGTGGAAAGGGTGGACGCCCAGCTCGACGGGGACGACATCTCGATCGCCTTCAACCCCGGCTTCCTGCTGGAGGGCCTGAGCGCCATCGACTCCCCGGTGGCCCAGCTGTCCTTCACCACCTCCACGAAGCCCGCCCTGCTGAGCGGCAGGCCCGCCGTGGACGCGGAGGCGGACGACGCCTACAAGTACCTGATCATGCCGGTGCGACTGAGCGGCTGA